A region from the Aegilops tauschii subsp. strangulata cultivar AL8/78 chromosome 5, Aet v6.0, whole genome shotgun sequence genome encodes:
- the LOC141023113 gene encoding uncharacterized protein codes for MVKVNVDVSFHVETLSGATGAVIRDEHGDFIAAASWFIPNVRDVDAAELLAIRNGMYLVANMGCMRVDVESDCTFAVESVQLMDNYQGPDVAVVAECKQLSIDFAKITFKHCFREANQVADELAKQSFRSNSSSSWDATIPDFISHHLVNDMTVI; via the coding sequence ATGGTTAAGGTGAATGTTGACGTATCTTTTCACGTCGAAACATTGTCCGGAGCGACTGGAGCAGTTATTCGTGATGAACATGGCGACTTCATTGCTGCTGCTTCTTGGTTTATACCCAATGTACGAGATGTGGACGCTGCTGAACTTCTTGCTATACGAAATGGAATGTATCTTGTTGCCAATATGGGATGTATGAGAGTGGATGTTGAATCAGACTGCACCTTTGCGGTGGAATCAGTTCAGCTAATGGATAATTATCAAGGACCAGATGTTGCAGTTGTTGCTGAATGTAAGCAACTCTCCATCGACTTTGCAAAGATCACCTTCAAGCATTGTTTCAGAGAAGCAAACCAAGTGGCTGATGAGTTAGCAAAACAGTCTTTTAGATCGAATTCTTCTAGTTCCTGGGATGCTACCATCCCTGACTTTATTTCTCACCATCTTGTAAATGATATGACAGTTATTTGA